Genomic segment of Synechococcus sp. A15-28:
CCGATCCAGATGGCGATCATCGGACGACCGAACGTCGGCAAATCCAGCCTGCTCAATGCCATCTGTGGTGAGCAACGGGCGATTGTGAGCCCCATCCGCGGCACCACCCGGGACACCATTGACACCAACATCGTTCGCGAGAACCGTCCCTGGAGGTTGGTGGACACCGCGGGGATCCGACGCCGCCGGAGCGTCAATTACGGGCCTGAATTCTTCGGCATCAACCGCAGCTTCAAAGCGATTGATCGCAGTGACGTCTGCGTGCTGGTGATCGATGCCCTCGATGGCGTCACCGAACAGGATCAGCGACTGGCGGGGCGGATCGAGGAGGACGGTCGAGCCTGTGTGGTGGTGGTGAACAAATGGGATGCGGTGGAGAAGGACAGCCACACCATGACCGCCATGGAGAAGGAACTCCGCGCCAAGCTGTATTTCCTCGACTGGGCACCGATGCTGTTCACCTCGGCCCTCACCGGTCAGCGGGTGGACAGCATCTTCGCTTTGGCGTCCCTGGCGGTGGAGCAGCACCGCCGGCGCGTCAGCACCTCAGTGGTGAACGAAGTGCTCAAGGAGGCCCTGAGCTGGCGCAGTCCCCCCACCACCCGCGGTGGACGTCAGGGGCGTCTGTACTACGGCACCCAGGTGGCCAGCCGGCCCCCCAGCTTCACGCTGTTCGTCAACGACCCGAAGCTCTTCGGTGACACCTACCGCCGTTATGTCGAGCGTCAGATCCGGGAGGGGCTGGGGTTCGACGGCACTCCGGTGAAGCTGTACTGGCGTGGAAAGCAGCAGCGCGATGCCGAACGGGACATGGTGCGGCAGCAGAACCGTCAGAGCTGACCCATGGACTGGCTGCGGCAGATCCCGATGGGGCAGTTCGTCGACGGGCGTGAGGGCTGGCTGCGTCGACTGGATGCCCGTCTGAAGCTGGCGTGGTCTCTGGTGTTTCTGCTTACGCCTGTGCTGGCGGGGCCGTTGTGGCGTGTTGCGCTGGTGCTGGGTCTGCTCCTTCTCACCCTGAGCTGTGGCATGCCCAGCAGGATCTGGTGGCGTTCCCTGCTGGTGCTGACACTCCTGGCGTTGGCGGTCGGCACCCTGTCGATGTTGTTGCCGGCCGCTGATCCGGCAGCGGCCCTGGGGTTGCGCGATCCCCAGGAGCTGCCGGATGCCCTGTCCCAGGGACCGTCCTGGGTGGTGTTTGAGCTGGGTCCGCTCTCGGTGGACCGGGCTTCGCTGCTGCTGGGACTGCGGACATCAACGCTGATCTTCACGGTGATCCACAGCATCAACCTGGTGCTGATCAGCACCCCGCCTGAAGACCTGGTGTGGGCCCTGAGTTGGTGGTTTGCCCCCCTGAGCCGTCTCGGTCTGCCGATGGAGCGGTTGGGGTTTCAGTTGTTGTTGGCCCTGCGTTTTCTTCCGCTGGTGCAGGAGGAACTGCAGAATCTGCTGCGATCCCTGGCCAGTCGAGCCGTCAACCTGCGCCGATTGGGGTTCAAGGCATCCTTCGGGCTGGTGCTGGCGGTGGGGGAACGGTTGCTGGCCAACATCCTCCTGCGGGCGGAACAGGGAGCCGATGCTCTGGTGGCCCGCGGCGGCATGGTGTCGGGCCCTGCCGGCTTTCGACTGCCGGAGGAGCAGCCGGCTCCGCTGCTGAATGCACTGGCTGTGCTGAGTCTCTTGGCTGTTCTGGGTCTGAGGACTCGGTACGGTGCTATGTGATGGAGGCTGCATCCATGGCTGCCGAGCGTTACCTCAACCACCCCACCTTCGGAATGCTGTATCGGGTGGCACCGGCCGGTGAAGGTCGGGACATCTACGCCACGCTGTACGCCCAGCGCATGTTTTTCCTGGTGACGTTGCAACCCCGTGGGGCGCAGTTCGAGGTGATTCCCTACGGCGATGCCCGTCACCATGCTGATGTCAATCTGCAGCGCTGCCAGCGCGCCGGCTCTGAAGAGCTCGAGAACTGGCGGCAGTTGTTTGATCAAACCTTCATCTGACGGTTGAGCCTTGTCAGGCCCTCTCTTCGATCGCTGGTCCGCTCTCAAGGCGGAGCTTCCGGCCACGGCTCGGCTGCTGGCTGTGAGCAAAGGTCACCCTGCCGAGGCGATCCGCGAGCTGGCGGAAAGCGGCCAGCGGCACTTCGGTGAGAGTCGCGTGCAGGAGGCGCTTCCCAAGCAGGACCAGTTGGCCGATCTGTCGTTGAGTTGGCATTTCATCGGCCGGTTGCAGAGCAACAAGGTGCGATCGGTGGTGCGTGCTTTTCCGGTGATTCATTCGGTGGACTCTCTGCCTCTGGCGCAACGGGTGTCGCGGATTGCCGGCGAGGAAGAGCAACGGCCGGAGGTGCTGCTGCAGGTGAAGCTCAGGCCCGATACCAACAAAGGGGGCTTCCTGCGGGATGAGTTGCTGTCGGCCTGGCCAGAGCTGGCTGCTTTGCCATCGATGACGGTCGTCGGCCTGATGACCATGGCCCCGATGGGCTGCGAGGCCGACGATCGACAGGCCTTGTTCCAAGAGTGTCGCGAGCTCGCCGATCAGCTGGAGCTGGGGGAGTGCTCGATGGGCATGAGTGGCGACTGGCGTGAGGCGGCCGCGGCGGGCAGCACCTGGCTGCGGCTTGGTTCCGTGCTCTTTGGCCCACGGCCGTCTGCATCACCACCAGCTGGATGACTTGCTGAGAGCTCTCTGAAACGTTATTCAAGGACAGGGCGGTCCTGATGCGAGGACTTCCCCCTTACGTCTCAGCCCGAAAGGAGTTTCAAGGTGTCGCTGATTTCCCGCCTGCGTGCCGTCGTCGCTGGTGACGACTATCTCGATGGCGATCTTGATGATCTGGTCTATGACGATGATCAACCCGAACAGGATCAGCGGGCCAGCCAGGCCGATGGTGGCGCCTTGGCCACCATCGGTGACAGTAATCCCTTCGATTTGGGAGACAACTTTTCAGGCTCCAATGTGATCGGCATGCCGGGCATCAGCACCGCAGCTGCCGAAGTGAATCTGATGGAGCCCCGCAGCTTCGACGAAATGCCCCGGGCGATTCAGGCCCTGCGTGAGCGCAAAACCGTCATCCTCAACCTGACGATGATGGAGCCGGATCAGGCCCAGCGCGCTGTGGATTTCGTTGCTGGTGGCACCTTCGCCATCGATGGTCACCAGGAACGGGTCGGTGAAAGCATCTTCCTGTTCGCCCCCAGCTGCGTCACCGTGACCAACACCAGTCATGACGAGGCGTCCACTCCAACGGTGGTCAACCGTGAGACGGAGGTGGAGCCACAACAGGAAGCAGCGGCGGCTCCCTCTCCCGCCTGGGGCGCCACAGCCCTTTGAGTCCGAGTCCATTGGTTCCTTTCCTCGGTGTGATCGGCCTGGGCCGCATGGCCCAGGCCCTGGTGGAACCACTGCTGAACAGCGGGTCGTTTTCTGCTGATCAGGTGCATGCGGTGGTGGGCTCCGCCGCCACGGCCCAGCGTTTGGCTCAGGGGACCTTCGAGGCCGTGTCGATTCACCCCTCTGGCTGTTCTGAGGCCTTGCAGGTCTGGTCGGCTCCCGTGCAGTTGCTGGCCGTCAAGCCGCAGCAGATTGATGGGATCGCCGCCGCCGCACCCGACGTTGCCAATCACCCCCTGCTGGTGTCGGTTCTGGCCGGCGTCAGTCTTGATCGTCTGCAGCGCCTGTTCCCAGGCCATCGGGTGGTGCGCGCGGTGCCGAACACTCCAGCCCTAGTGGGGGAGGGGCTCACGGCCCTCGCCTGGGGAGAGGCAATCAGCTCTGAGCAACGCCTGAAGGTGCGCGAGTTGTTTGCCGGTGTCAGCGAGGTGCTGGAGCTGCCTGAAGCGAAGCTCGATGCCTTTCTCGCCCTCACCTCCTCCGGCCCAGCGTTTGTGGCCCTCATGGCTGAAGCGATGGCGGATGGTGCTGTGGCGGCCGGTCTGCCGCGTGATCTGGCCCATCGTCTGGCTCACCGCACCCTGGCCGGGACGGCCGCGTTGTTGGATCAACGTCAGCTGCACCCTGCCACGTTGAAGGACATGGTGACGTCTCCAGGCGGCACCACCATTGCGGGAGTGCGTGCTCTTGAACAGTCGGGAGCCCGCTCCGCCTTCATGGAGGCCGTCATCGCCGCTGCCGAGCGCAGCCGGGAGCTCGCTTAACTCAGGCGGCCCGTTGGTCGGAGCTGACCAGGGACCCGTAGAGCGCTTCGATGGCGTCGATGTTGCGGCTGATGGTGTAGCGCTCGAGGGCACGCTGACGGGCCCGTCGCCCCAGTTCCGCAGTGAGCACCGGCTGATCCCGCAGCACCGGTAACAGGGTGCGCAGCTGCGTGGTGACCCCCTGGGTGCTCAGAACGATCCCGGCTCCACCCTCCAAGGCCTCGCCATCCGCACCGGCATCGGTGGCCACGCAGGCGGTGCCGCTGGCCATCGCTTCCAGCAGCGCCAGGGATAACCCCTCAACGAGGCTGGGCAGAACGAAGACCTCGGCGCATTGCAGCAGCGCCACACGGGTGTCCAGATCGGGTTCATAGCCCCACCACAGCACCTCACCATTGCCGAACTGATTCATCAGTCCGCTACTGAGGGGGCCATCGCCGACGATCACCAGTCGGCATCCGGTTGGTGAGGTGAGTCGCCAGGCCCGCAATAGCGCTTCGACGTTTTTCTCGGTGGCCAGCCGTCCCATGTACAGGAAGATCCGCTGGGATCCCAGCCGTTCGCGCACGCGTTTGAGGGTCAGGTTGCTGGTGCCATGGGTGGCAGGGGCCCAGCGTTCCGTATCCACGCCATTGGGAATGACCACCAGGCGCTGCTCCGGCACACCGAGTCGGACCAGTACATCAGCCTGCAGCTGGGAGAACACGATCACCCGGTCGTAGCGCGCCAGGGCGGGGGCATACAGCTGATATGTGAGCTGCTGGGTACCGGCGGTGATGTTGCGCAGCCCCGCATCAAAAGGGGGGTGAAAAGTGGCCACCAGTGGCACGCCGAGCTGCTGGCAGAGCTCCGGCAGGCGGAAGTCAAGGGGTGAGAGGGTGAGGCTGGCGTGGACGATGTCCGGCTTCAGCCGCTCCAGGGAGTCCCTCAGCTCCCGCTGCGCCCCCGGTGAGGGGATCGTGTAAACCTGCGATTTGACCAGATACGGCAGGCTGACGTCCGGGTCATTGGCCAGCAATGACGTTCCGCCGCTCTCGGGATTGCGAGGATTGTCGAAATGGATGAAGTGCGTCTGATGCCCCCGCTGACGCAAGGCCTCGGTGGTGCTGAGGCCGTAGGAGACGTTCCCGCAGAACGGTGTTTTCTTCCCCAGCCAGGCGATCTGCACCAAGCGCGACTGCCCTCCTCAGGCGGACTGGCAAGTTAGCAGCGCTTCCAGGGGCGTTCGAGCACAGCCGCCACCAGAGCCATCGCAGCCAGAAGCAGCAAGACCGGCTCCAGCCCGACGCTGCTCACCAAGGTGCCGGCCAGCACCAGAGGAAGGCTCAGGGCGATGTTGATCAGGTTGTTCTGCAGTCCGAACACCCGTCCCCGCTCCCGCTCCGGTGTGTCCTCCTGCAGGGTGGTCTGGGCCGGTATCGCCACCAGTGCGGCGCCGATCCCCAGAACGGTGCAGAGCAACAGGGTGACTAAAAGGCGACCTTGCAACTGCCCCAGCATCACCAGGACGAAGGTGATGGTGGCCAGGCCGGTGGCACCGAGGTGATGACGGCTGATCTGATGGCCCACCTGGGCCGTGACCACGGCCCCGATGGCCATGCCGAGGCCGCTCATGGCCAGCAGCGTGCCGAAACCGGTTGGACCGAGGCTGTTGATCGAGCCGGCCAGGCTGATGGCCAGCACGTACATGGCGGCCAGCAGGCTGTACAGCAACACCAGGTTGCGCATCGCCCGCCGCACCGTCGGGCGTTTCACCAACACCTGCAGCCCCTCTCGGACCTCGTCCAGGATGCCGACATCCCCGGCTTCCCGGGGCGCTTCGCGCATCTGGATCGTGCTCAGACTCACCGCGGCCAGCCCATAGCAGAAGGGCAGCAGCAGAAACTCACCGCCCGCGAGGCCGATCCGGAGAAAGGCGCCGTTGAGCAACCTCAGAATCGGCTCCCCCAGGGCGAAGCCCACGATCGTGGCCGCCATGCTGGTGGCCTGGTAAAGGGAATTGGCAGCCAGCAGAAGGTCCCTCGGCACGAGGAGGGGGATCGCAGCCTGCTCCGCCGGCGCAAAAAACTGGGTCAGAACCGATTCGAAGAAGGTCATCACCAACAGGGCCCAGTAGCCCCAGCTCAGACCCAGAAACAAGGGGCCTGGCACCAGGCAGAAGGGTGCCAACAGCACCAGCAGGGCACGCATGGCATTGGAGGCCACCATCACCCGTCGTTTGGGCCAGCGATCCGCCCAGACGCCGGCCAGCATCCCCAGGAGGATGGCGGGAACCGTGTTGGCCACGTAGATGCCTGTGGCCAGAAGCGTGATGCGCTCCGCCCGCGTTTCGATGTCCATGCGGATGGCTGACGCCACGTCCGCCAGGGGACCACTGCTGGAGGGATCACTGCTCACCCAGTACTGGGCGATCAGGAACACCATCAGCACGATGTAGAACTTGTCCGCCAGCTGGGAGAAGATCTGCCCCAGCCACAGCCGCCGGAAGCCGTCCAGACGGATCACCGCCTGCAGACCTCTCCGGCTGGTGTCTGGAGCGCTGGTTGCGGATCCGCTCAACTGTTCCCTGCGTCGGCGCCATGTTGGCTTACCTTCGTCGCCGTGACGCACTCCCGCAGCATCGCCAGGGCAGGGTTCCCCCGTTGCAGATGGGTTCGGATCCAGATCTCGACCACGCCAAGCAATCGCAGCCAGACCGAGCGCGGCCCCATCAGCTGCCCATCGCGGCGGCGAGGCAGATCGGCACGGGTCAGCCGTTGCAGCAGGGCCAGTTCCGAAGGATTGAGGCTCATCGCCGCTCCGGGCTGCCGATCAATGGCGAAGCCGTCCATCGGCAGAAGGCTGCAGCGCCACTCCCACATCCCGATGGGAGGTTCGAGCGGGGCACCACTGAGGCAGCAGCTCTGCAGCGGCAGGCTGTATCCCCCCAGGGTCAGCAGATGGATGGCCCCCTGCACGCTGCTGGCCAGCACCTCATCCAGGCAGTCGCTGCGTTGGTCCAACCGTTCCAGGTGCAGTTGGAGTGTGGCGAGCAGTCCCTCCACGGGATCTTCCCCCGCCAGCTGCAGGCAGAGATCACAGAAGGCCTGAGCGGCGGACAGGGTCTCCAGCTGGCGGCCGAGACCGGCATGGCTGTGAAGCACCCGCAGCTGGCGAACGCGGGCCAGCCCACTGCGACCGCCCACCTGCAATTCCAGCAGGGTCAGAGGCGCGGCGGCCGCCAGGCTGCTTTTCGGCCGCCGCGCACCGGGAACGGCCACGCGGGTCACCCCTTCCGCATCGCTGAG
This window contains:
- a CDS encoding glycosyltransferase family 4 protein, translated to MVQIAWLGKKTPFCGNVSYGLSTTEALRQRGHQTHFIHFDNPRNPESGGTSLLANDPDVSLPYLVKSQVYTIPSPGAQRELRDSLERLKPDIVHASLTLSPLDFRLPELCQQLGVPLVATFHPPFDAGLRNITAGTQQLTYQLYAPALARYDRVIVFSQLQADVLVRLGVPEQRLVVIPNGVDTERWAPATHGTSNLTLKRVRERLGSQRIFLYMGRLATEKNVEALLRAWRLTSPTGCRLVIVGDGPLSSGLMNQFGNGEVLWWGYEPDLDTRVALLQCAEVFVLPSLVEGLSLALLEAMASGTACVATDAGADGEALEGGAGIVLSTQGVTTQLRTLLPVLRDQPVLTAELGRRARQRALERYTISRNIDAIEALYGSLVSSDQRAA
- the der gene encoding ribosome biogenesis GTPase Der; protein product: MARPVVAIIGRPNVGKSTLVNRLCRSREAIVHDEPGVTRDRTYQDGYWGDREFKVVDTGGLVFDDDSEFLPEIREQAALAMEEASVAVVIVDGQQGITAADQSIAEFLRSRPCPTLLAVNKCESPEQGLAMAAEFWSLGLGEPHPISAIHGVGTGDLLDQVLTFLPPKDQEGDEEEPIQMAIIGRPNVGKSSLLNAICGEQRAIVSPIRGTTRDTIDTNIVRENRPWRLVDTAGIRRRRSVNYGPEFFGINRSFKAIDRSDVCVLVIDALDGVTEQDQRLAGRIEEDGRACVVVVNKWDAVEKDSHTMTAMEKELRAKLYFLDWAPMLFTSALTGQRVDSIFALASLAVEQHRRRVSTSVVNEVLKEALSWRSPPTTRGGRQGRLYYGTQVASRPPSFTLFVNDPKLFGDTYRRYVERQIREGLGFDGTPVKLYWRGKQQRDAERDMVRQQNRQS
- the proC gene encoding pyrroline-5-carboxylate reductase, whose translation is MVPFLGVIGLGRMAQALVEPLLNSGSFSADQVHAVVGSAATAQRLAQGTFEAVSIHPSGCSEALQVWSAPVQLLAVKPQQIDGIAAAAPDVANHPLLVSVLAGVSLDRLQRLFPGHRVVRAVPNTPALVGEGLTALAWGEAISSEQRLKVRELFAGVSEVLELPEAKLDAFLALTSSGPAFVALMAEAMADGAVAAGLPRDLAHRLAHRTLAGTAALLDQRQLHPATLKDMVTSPGGTTIAGVRALEQSGARSAFMEAVIAAAERSRELA
- a CDS encoding MFS transporter encodes the protein MSGSATSAPDTSRRGLQAVIRLDGFRRLWLGQIFSQLADKFYIVLMVFLIAQYWVSSDPSSSGPLADVASAIRMDIETRAERITLLATGIYVANTVPAILLGMLAGVWADRWPKRRVMVASNAMRALLVLLAPFCLVPGPLFLGLSWGYWALLVMTFFESVLTQFFAPAEQAAIPLLVPRDLLLAANSLYQATSMAATIVGFALGEPILRLLNGAFLRIGLAGGEFLLLPFCYGLAAVSLSTIQMREAPREAGDVGILDEVREGLQVLVKRPTVRRAMRNLVLLYSLLAAMYVLAISLAGSINSLGPTGFGTLLAMSGLGMAIGAVVTAQVGHQISRHHLGATGLATITFVLVMLGQLQGRLLVTLLLCTVLGIGAALVAIPAQTTLQEDTPERERGRVFGLQNNLINIALSLPLVLAGTLVSSVGLEPVLLLLAAMALVAAVLERPWKRC
- a CDS encoding CbiQ family ECF transporter T component, producing MDWLRQIPMGQFVDGREGWLRRLDARLKLAWSLVFLLTPVLAGPLWRVALVLGLLLLTLSCGMPSRIWWRSLLVLTLLALAVGTLSMLLPAADPAAALGLRDPQELPDALSQGPSWVVFELGPLSVDRASLLLGLRTSTLIFTVIHSINLVLISTPPEDLVWALSWWFAPLSRLGLPMERLGFQLLLALRFLPLVQEELQNLLRSLASRAVNLRRLGFKASFGLVLAVGERLLANILLRAEQGADALVARGGMVSGPAGFRLPEEQPAPLLNALAVLSLLAVLGLRTRYGAM
- a CDS encoding YggS family pyridoxal phosphate-dependent enzyme — translated: MSGPLFDRWSALKAELPATARLLAVSKGHPAEAIRELAESGQRHFGESRVQEALPKQDQLADLSLSWHFIGRLQSNKVRSVVRAFPVIHSVDSLPLAQRVSRIAGEEEQRPEVLLQVKLRPDTNKGGFLRDELLSAWPELAALPSMTVVGLMTMAPMGCEADDRQALFQECRELADQLELGECSMGMSGDWREAAAAGSTWLRLGSVLFGPRPSASPPAG
- a CDS encoding DNA repair protein RecO C-terminal domain-containing protein produces the protein MAERTLVGLALKVGPLGEHDRLLSLLSDAEGVTRVAVPGARRPKSSLAAAAPLTLLELQVGGRSGLARVRQLRVLHSHAGLGRQLETLSAAQAFCDLCLQLAGEDPVEGLLATLQLHLERLDQRSDCLDEVLASSVQGAIHLLTLGGYSLPLQSCCLSGAPLEPPIGMWEWRCSLLPMDGFAIDRQPGAAMSLNPSELALLQRLTRADLPRRRDGQLMGPRSVWLRLLGVVEIWIRTHLQRGNPALAMLRECVTATKVSQHGADAGNS
- a CDS encoding PipX family protein is translated as MAAERYLNHPTFGMLYRVAPAGEGRDIYATLYAQRMFFLVTLQPRGAQFEVIPYGDARHHADVNLQRCQRAGSEELENWRQLFDQTFI
- the sepF gene encoding cell division protein SepF, with the protein product MSLISRLRAVVAGDDYLDGDLDDLVYDDDQPEQDQRASQADGGALATIGDSNPFDLGDNFSGSNVIGMPGISTAAAEVNLMEPRSFDEMPRAIQALRERKTVILNLTMMEPDQAQRAVDFVAGGTFAIDGHQERVGESIFLFAPSCVTVTNTSHDEASTPTVVNRETEVEPQQEAAAAPSPAWGATAL